A stretch of the Neisseria sp. DTU_2020_1000833_1_SI_GRL_NUU_006 genome encodes the following:
- a CDS encoding pyruvate, water dikinase regulatory protein — translation MTAPRHVFYISDRTGLTAENIGEALLNQFGRIEFKRHTYPFIDTPEKARTVVEIVNRNAQENGLRPIAFVSVVNDEIREIIKKAGAFHINFFETFLGLLEKELNTEAVAAEQGHHSIGNTQRYDARMEAVNFSLNHDDGVSDKNLKEADVILMGVSRSGKTPTCLYLALQYGIRAANYPLIPDDLESTDLPRMVKPYKDKLFGLTIQPERLQAIRQERRPNSTYAKIDTCRSEISDAQNMFKRHGIPFTNTTDKSVEELAVHILQACKLKRRF, via the coding sequence ATGACCGCCCCGCGCCATGTGTTTTATATTTCCGACCGTACCGGCCTGACTGCTGAAAATATCGGTGAGGCACTGCTGAATCAGTTTGGCAGAATCGAATTCAAACGCCACACCTATCCTTTCATTGATACGCCTGAAAAAGCGCGTACCGTCGTCGAAATAGTCAACCGCAACGCTCAGGAAAACGGTTTGCGCCCGATTGCCTTCGTCAGCGTCGTTAATGACGAAATCCGTGAAATCATCAAAAAAGCGGGCGCTTTCCATATCAATTTTTTCGAAACCTTCCTCGGGCTTTTGGAAAAAGAACTCAACACCGAGGCGGTTGCCGCCGAGCAGGGGCACCACAGTATCGGCAATACGCAACGCTACGATGCGCGTATGGAGGCGGTCAATTTCTCGCTCAACCACGACGACGGCGTCAGCGATAAAAACCTGAAAGAAGCCGATGTGATCCTGATGGGCGTATCGCGTTCGGGCAAAACGCCGACCTGTCTTTACCTCGCCCTGCAATACGGCATCCGCGCCGCCAATTACCCGCTGATTCCCGACGATTTGGAATCCACCGACCTGCCGCGCATGGTCAAACCTTACAAAGACAAACTGTTCGGCCTGACCATTCAACCCGAACGCCTGCAGGCCATCCGTCAAGAGCGCCGTCCGAATTCGACTTATGCCAAAATCGATACCTGCCGCAGTGAGATTTCCGATGCGCAAAATATGTTCAAACGCCACGGCATCCCGTTCACCAATACGACGGATAAATCGGTGGAGGAACTTGCCGTCCATATCCTTCAAGCCTGCAAATTGAAGCGGCGTTTTTGA
- a CDS encoding riboflavin synthase subunit alpha, which produces MFTGIVQGVGEIIAIREPSADFRTHIVKLPDGMTEHLQIGASVANNGCCLTITQIDGDTVSFDLMKETLEKTNLGRLKTGDAVNLERAARFGDEIGGHVMSGHIMTTTRITRIERSEFNRTVWFALPTELKPYILSKGFVGLDGCSLTIGDVTETEFNVHLIPETLTRTLFGSRKEGDIINIEIDPQTQAVVDTVMRVMAQQNPATSGR; this is translated from the coding sequence ATGTTTACAGGTATCGTCCAAGGTGTCGGCGAAATCATCGCTATCCGCGAACCGTCCGCCGATTTCCGTACCCATATCGTCAAGCTGCCCGATGGGATGACCGAACATCTGCAAATCGGCGCATCCGTCGCCAACAACGGCTGCTGCCTGACCATTACCCAAATCGACGGCGATACGGTCAGCTTTGATTTGATGAAAGAAACCTTGGAAAAGACCAATTTAGGTCGTCTGAAAACGGGAGATGCCGTCAATCTCGAACGTGCCGCCCGTTTCGGTGATGAAATCGGCGGACACGTCATGAGCGGGCATATCATGACGACTACGCGGATTACGCGGATAGAGCGCAGCGAGTTTAACCGTACAGTATGGTTTGCACTGCCGACTGAGCTCAAACCTTATATTTTGAGCAAAGGCTTTGTCGGCTTGGACGGTTGCAGCCTGACCATAGGCGACGTTACCGAAACGGAATTCAATGTCCACCTGATTCCGGAAACTCTAACGCGCACTTTGTTTGGCAGCCGGAAAGAGGGCGACATCATCAATATCGAAATCGATCCGCAAACCCAAGCCGTTGTCGATACCGTAATGCGCGTGATGGCGCAGCAAAATCCTGCCACATCAGGACGATAG
- a CDS encoding SurA N-terminal domain-containing protein, whose amino-acid sequence MFHTVEKYKTPAQILLGLIALTFVGFGVETARNSGSDYIVKVGSEKISDHTLNNAVQADQAAGGGQSREAIFSGLVQRAYLKEGAKMMGIDVSMDQVKQAIVDDPAFHDANGKFSQALFTQYLSQRRMSEDQFIDDLREQFALQNLINLVQNGAIISDSQAEQLIKLTQSNRTIRSFTFRPETFAAQVKTDDATLQRYYEAHKKDYLIPQAVKLEYVALNAAHLAEKQSVSADEVKKVFDEEVAALPQNAPKPEFDKEKARIEAALKLKKASADFNAAKEKLAEEAFNHPNSLDEAAKKLGLKIETSDQWLTQADAKAAGMPDALTSAAFSEDVLKKKHNSDIINIDNNTVWVVRAKEVREEKTAGFTEARDKVQTAYVRSESVKLAEKKAQETLADLKAGKNVDLQWSPIEQLSAQDARKSMPPEAYNELIKARPANGKPAFALLEGLPSPVIMEVQSIAAPENVSAQIPAAKQALVQNQSANIFSRLLQYLSKQIEQVLGSQKLDNSAE is encoded by the coding sequence ATGTTCCATACCGTTGAAAAATATAAAACTCCCGCCCAAATCCTACTGGGTCTGATCGCGCTGACCTTTGTCGGCTTTGGTGTCGAAACTGCGAGAAACTCCGGCTCCGACTATATCGTCAAGGTCGGCAGCGAAAAAATAAGCGACCATACCTTGAATAATGCCGTACAGGCGGATCAGGCCGCAGGCGGCGGGCAAAGCCGCGAAGCCATATTTAGCGGGTTGGTTCAGCGTGCCTACCTGAAAGAGGGCGCAAAGATGATGGGCATAGACGTATCTATGGATCAGGTTAAGCAGGCTATTGTTGATGATCCGGCATTTCATGATGCCAACGGTAAGTTCAGTCAGGCATTGTTTACGCAATATCTGAGCCAACGCCGTATGTCCGAAGACCAATTTATTGATGATTTGCGCGAGCAGTTTGCCTTGCAAAATTTGATTAACCTGGTTCAAAACGGGGCAATTATCAGCGATTCTCAGGCAGAGCAGCTGATTAAGCTGACTCAGTCAAACCGTACCATCCGTTCATTTACATTCAGACCGGAAACATTTGCGGCACAAGTCAAAACGGATGATGCCACTTTGCAACGTTATTATGAAGCGCATAAAAAAGATTATCTGATTCCCCAAGCCGTGAAGCTTGAATACGTTGCCCTTAATGCAGCTCATTTGGCGGAGAAACAAAGCGTCAGTGCGGATGAAGTCAAAAAAGTATTCGACGAAGAAGTTGCCGCATTGCCACAAAATGCCCCCAAGCCTGAGTTCGATAAAGAAAAAGCACGCATTGAGGCTGCTTTGAAACTTAAAAAAGCCTCCGCCGATTTTAATGCTGCCAAAGAAAAGCTTGCTGAAGAAGCGTTTAATCATCCGAATTCCTTAGATGAGGCGGCGAAAAAACTAGGTTTGAAAATCGAAACTTCCGATCAATGGCTGACGCAGGCCGATGCCAAAGCAGCAGGTATGCCCGATGCGTTGACTAGCGCGGCATTCAGCGAAGATGTCTTGAAGAAAAAACACAATTCAGACATTATCAATATTGACAACAATACCGTTTGGGTCGTTCGCGCCAAAGAAGTCCGTGAAGAAAAAACAGCCGGATTTACCGAAGCGAGAGATAAAGTTCAGACTGCCTATGTCCGTAGCGAATCGGTAAAACTTGCCGAGAAGAAAGCGCAAGAAACTTTGGCGGACTTGAAAGCAGGAAAGAACGTAGATTTACAATGGTCGCCCATTGAGCAGTTATCAGCACAGGACGCTCGAAAATCCATGCCGCCCGAAGCCTACAACGAATTGATCAAAGCCCGCCCTGCGAATGGCAAACCGGCTTTTGCTTTGTTGGAAGGGCTGCCTTCGCCGGTTATTATGGAAGTTCAAAGCATTGCTGCACCGGAAAATGTTTCTGCACAAATTCCCGCCGCCAAACAGGCTTTGGTACAAAACCAATCTGCCAATATATTCAGCCGGTTGCTGCAATATCTGAGTAAGCAGATTGAGCAGGTTCTGGGTTCGCAAAAACTGGATAATTCTGCCGAATAA
- the recR gene encoding recombination mediator RecR: MSKSPDALTRLINALKVLPNVGPKSAQRMAHQLLQHKRQEAQNLVEALQYALLQVQHCRMCNNFCESDLCEICSDANRDPRRLMIVHMPADVSNMETANCHDGLYFVLMGQVSPAQGMDISHISLDKLVARLQSSEVEEIIIATNFTAEGDATAYVLAELFKPLPYKVSRLARGIPLGGELEYVDAGTLAQAVYERRMLKTDSTEE; the protein is encoded by the coding sequence ATGAGTAAATCACCCGATGCGTTGACACGCCTGATTAACGCTTTGAAAGTTCTGCCCAATGTCGGTCCCAAGTCTGCACAAAGAATGGCACATCAACTTTTGCAGCATAAACGGCAGGAAGCCCAAAATTTGGTTGAGGCTTTGCAATACGCTTTGTTGCAGGTTCAGCATTGCCGGATGTGCAACAATTTTTGTGAAAGTGATTTATGCGAGATTTGTTCCGATGCCAACCGTGATCCCCGCAGGCTGATGATAGTCCATATGCCTGCCGATGTTTCTAATATGGAAACGGCCAATTGCCATGACGGACTTTATTTCGTTTTAATGGGACAGGTCAGTCCTGCCCAAGGCATGGATATTTCTCATATTTCTTTAGACAAACTGGTTGCGCGCCTGCAAAGCAGCGAAGTGGAAGAAATTATTATCGCAACCAACTTTACCGCCGAAGGTGATGCGACGGCCTATGTGTTGGCAGAACTATTCAAACCTTTGCCCTATAAAGTCAGCCGCCTTGCGCGAGGCATTCCTTTAGGAGGAGAGCTTGAATACGTCGATGCTGGCACTTTGGCACAGGCAGTATATGAACGGCGTATGTTGAAAACCGATTCGACGGAAGAGTAG
- a CDS encoding folate-binding protein, which yields MQSRLPFFSVIRVGGEDRASFLHGQLSNDINHLPVNHACYATYNTPKGRVLANMVVLNRGEDLLLVMAADLAESIVKRLRMFVLRAKVEFTPLPDFAVAGMLDESCHATPPDSPSLSFEASLENGVYTIPLPHKGRLKIGEAALLPEYDAQAENAWNLHEIRSGYPWISAATKETAVAQMLNQHIIGGVHFKKGCYPGQEIIARAQYRGQVKRGLAVLSGDSLEAAGVGVVSEDAEAGQIINTALTENGSLSLAVIKFSAAQSPLTDADGNVLKQGKLFFSVSEE from the coding sequence ATGCAAAGCCGTTTACCTTTTTTCAGCGTCATCCGTGTCGGCGGAGAAGATCGCGCTTCATTTCTCCATGGCCAACTATCCAATGATATTAACCACTTACCTGTAAATCATGCCTGCTACGCGACTTACAACACACCTAAGGGACGTGTTTTGGCGAATATGGTTGTATTAAACCGAGGGGAAGATTTATTGCTGGTTATGGCAGCGGATTTGGCTGAATCGATTGTGAAACGGCTGCGTATGTTCGTATTGCGCGCCAAAGTTGAATTTACCCCCCTACCCGATTTTGCCGTTGCAGGCATGCTCGATGAAAGCTGCCATGCTACCCCGCCCGACTCACCCAGCCTTTCTTTTGAGGCATCACTGGAAAACGGTGTATATACCATTCCCCTGCCCCATAAAGGTCGTCTGAAAATCGGTGAGGCGGCGCTGCTTCCCGAATATGATGCCCAAGCCGAAAATGCGTGGAATCTGCACGAGATCCGCAGCGGCTATCCATGGATTTCTGCTGCGACCAAAGAAACCGCTGTTGCGCAAATGCTCAACCAACACATCATCGGCGGCGTACATTTCAAAAAAGGCTGCTACCCCGGTCAAGAAATTATTGCGCGCGCCCAATATCGAGGCCAAGTAAAACGCGGGCTGGCGGTATTGAGCGGAGATTCATTGGAAGCAGCAGGTGTAGGCGTGGTTTCCGAAGATGCGGAAGCCGGACAAATCATCAACACTGCGCTAACTGAAAATGGCAGCTTAAGCCTTGCCGTCATCAAGTTTTCCGCAGCGCAATCTCCTCTTACGGATGCAGACGGTAACGTATTGAAACAGGGAAAACTTTTCTTTTCCGTTTCTGAGGAATAG
- a CDS encoding ATP-binding protein codes for MKLAAFLQKAYSVLNRLDLVLPEEPGKTDWNALAYRWHSVGKKGILESLPNPHTFPLDRLAAVGTQTEKLKRNTEQFLAGRSANNVLMSGSRGTGKSSLVKALLHEYAEQGLRLIEVDKSDLVSLPALLFLLKDRPEKFIVFCDDLSFETGDETYKALKTALDGGLSQRCSKVLVYATSNRRHLMPEYMDENIGTTGIRGEIHQKEAVEEKISLSDRFGLWLSFYPFDQNDYLQAVENWLDDFGVDFDETAHKAALQWAQMRGNRSGRSAWQFACDWAGRLPEQRVLD; via the coding sequence ATGAAACTCGCCGCCTTTTTGCAAAAAGCCTATTCCGTTTTAAACCGTCTTGATTTGGTATTGCCCGAAGAACCCGGTAAAACCGACTGGAACGCTTTGGCTTACCGTTGGCACAGCGTCGGTAAAAAAGGGATTTTGGAGAGCCTGCCAAACCCGCATACATTCCCGCTTGACCGTTTGGCTGCCGTCGGGACGCAAACTGAAAAGCTCAAACGCAATACCGAGCAGTTTTTGGCAGGCCGCTCCGCGAATAATGTTTTGATGAGCGGTTCGCGCGGAACGGGCAAATCCTCGCTGGTCAAAGCCCTGTTGCACGAATATGCCGAACAAGGGCTGCGTCTGATTGAAGTTGATAAGAGCGATTTGGTCAGCCTGCCCGCGCTGCTTTTTTTGCTGAAAGACCGTCCCGAAAAATTCATCGTATTCTGCGATGACCTGTCGTTTGAAACCGGTGATGAAACCTACAAAGCCCTAAAAACCGCATTGGACGGCGGTTTGTCGCAAAGATGCAGCAAAGTGTTGGTGTACGCGACGTCCAACCGGCGCCACCTGATGCCTGAATATATGGATGAAAATATCGGGACAACGGGCATACGCGGCGAAATTCATCAAAAAGAAGCTGTTGAGGAAAAAATTTCCCTGTCCGACCGTTTCGGTTTGTGGTTGAGTTTTTATCCGTTTGATCAAAACGACTACCTCCAAGCGGTTGAAAATTGGTTGGATGATTTCGGCGTGGATTTTGATGAAACGGCACACAAGGCGGCATTGCAATGGGCGCAAATGCGTGGCAACCGCTCGGGGCGTTCAGCTTGGCAGTTTGCGTGCGATTGGGCGGGACGTTTGCCGGAACAACGGGTTTTGGATTGA
- a CDS encoding DUF4198 domain-containing protein — translation MKKLWILGALGLSMAAQAHDLWVSAPVRLDSGGTLKADLGYSHDFPNVEKIADDRVHIFKPLQLTDKSGKTVDLTNKGENYQYVSKSRLKDGSYWVGAVYKPTFWSQNSEGWKQKTLKDLPGATYCEQAQMFGKAFLQVGSAGVDESVLTRPVGHELELVPLKNPNEVKAGGLLPIKVLYKGKPLAKATVTASSDTLAEMDLAATHDHREPQGFSGKTDKDGVVNVIPLIDGLWKIKAVHQANYADKSVCQEGKSYATLIMPVGTKRAAERHEHHHHQH, via the coding sequence ATGAAAAAATTATGGATACTTGGCGCATTGGGCTTGAGCATGGCGGCGCAGGCGCATGATTTGTGGGTGTCGGCTCCGGTGCGTTTAGATTCGGGCGGTACGTTGAAAGCGGATTTGGGTTACAGCCATGATTTCCCGAATGTCGAAAAAATCGCCGACGACCGCGTGCATATTTTCAAACCGCTGCAATTGACGGACAAATCCGGGAAAACCGTTGATTTGACGAATAAAGGCGAAAATTACCAATATGTTTCCAAATCCCGCCTGAAAGACGGTTCGTATTGGGTCGGCGCAGTGTACAAACCGACGTTCTGGTCGCAAAACAGTGAAGGCTGGAAACAGAAAACCTTGAAAGACCTGCCCGGCGCGACTTATTGCGAACAGGCCCAGATGTTCGGCAAGGCGTTTTTGCAAGTGGGCAGCGCAGGTGTGGATGAAAGCGTGTTGACCCGTCCGGTCGGTCATGAGTTGGAACTGGTTCCGCTTAAAAATCCGAATGAAGTTAAGGCAGGCGGCCTTTTGCCGATTAAAGTGCTTTATAAAGGCAAACCGTTGGCTAAAGCGACGGTAACGGCAAGCTCGGATACGCTAGCGGAAATGGATTTGGCGGCGACGCACGACCACCGCGAGCCTCAAGGTTTCTCAGGGAAAACGGATAAAGACGGCGTCGTCAACGTGATTCCTTTGATCGACGGTTTGTGGAAAATCAAAGCCGTCCATCAGGCAAACTATGCCGATAAAAGCGTTTGCCAAGAGGGCAAGTCGTATGCAACGCTGATTATGCCCGTCGGAACAAAACGCGCGGCTGAACGGCATGAACACCATCATCATCAACACTAA
- a CDS encoding ArsC family reductase codes for MIELYGITNCDTVKKARNWLAENNIVYEFSDFKKNAPSEAVIRQWLEQVSLEILLNKRGTTWRKLDDADRQAAENSPDGAVRLMAKNPSLIKRPVLRKEGRVYVGFSVENYQKIFSE; via the coding sequence ATGATCGAATTATATGGAATCACAAATTGCGACACTGTTAAAAAGGCACGCAACTGGTTGGCTGAAAATAATATTGTGTACGAATTTTCCGATTTTAAGAAAAACGCCCCGAGCGAGGCAGTTATCCGCCAATGGCTGGAACAGGTTTCTTTAGAAATCCTGCTCAACAAACGTGGTACGACATGGCGCAAACTTGACGATGCCGACCGTCAAGCTGCCGAAAATAGTCCGGACGGGGCGGTCCGACTGATGGCGAAAAATCCAAGTTTGATCAAACGTCCGGTTTTGCGTAAAGAGGGCAGGGTTTACGTCGGATTTTCTGTCGAAAACTATCAGAAGATTTTTTCGGAATAA
- the rep gene encoding DNA helicase Rep produces the protein MKLNPQQQAAVKYLGGPLLVLAGAGSGKTGVITQKIKHLIVNVGYLPHTVAAITFTNKAATEMQERVAKMLPKSRTRGLTICTFHSLGMKILREEANHIGYKKNFSILDSTDSAKIIGELLGGTGKEALFKAQHQISLWKNDLKTPEDVLQTTSNAWEEQIARVYASYQETLQSYQAVDFDDLIRLPAVLLQQNSEVRNKWQRRLRYLLVDECQDTNTCQFTLMKLLTGAEGMFTAVGDDDQSIYAWRGANMENLRKMQEDYPQMKVIKLEQNYRSTARILKIANKVIENNPKLFTKKLWSQFGEGEIVKVVACQNEQHEADWVVSQIVKQKLVGGDKTQYADFAVLYRGNHQARIFEEALRSARVPYQLSGGQSFFDKAEIKDVLSYLRLLANPNDDPAFLRAVTTPKRGIGDVTLGKLNTYAHEHECSLYEAAQTEEALALLNNTNRQHLQAFMDMFGSYRAKAETSEAGELINSLLKEIDYENHLLASEEGKAGEIKWRNVSDLTGWLERKGEQDGKNIIELAQTVALMTLLEGKSEEEVDAVKLSTLHASKGLEYPYVFLVGCEEGILPHNDSIEEDNVEEERRLMYVGITRAKRQLTLTHCVKRKKQGTWQFPEPSRFIDEMPQEDIKILGRKGGEPIVSKEEGRSHLAGMLDMLAAKGKG, from the coding sequence ATGAAACTCAACCCCCAACAGCAAGCCGCCGTCAAATACCTCGGCGGGCCTCTGCTCGTGCTCGCCGGCGCCGGCAGCGGTAAAACCGGCGTGATTACGCAAAAAATCAAGCATTTGATTGTCAACGTCGGCTATCTGCCGCATACCGTCGCCGCAATTACCTTCACCAACAAAGCCGCTACGGAAATGCAGGAACGCGTCGCCAAAATGCTGCCCAAGTCGCGAACGCGCGGGCTGACGATTTGCACGTTCCACTCTTTGGGCATGAAGATTCTGCGCGAAGAGGCGAACCATATCGGTTACAAAAAAAACTTCTCCATCCTCGATTCCACCGACAGCGCCAAAATCATCGGCGAACTTTTGGGCGGCACGGGAAAAGAAGCCTTATTCAAAGCGCAGCACCAGATTTCCCTGTGGAAAAACGATTTGAAAACGCCCGAAGACGTACTTCAGACAACCTCCAACGCCTGGGAAGAACAAATTGCGCGCGTGTATGCGAGCTATCAGGAAACCTTGCAAAGCTATCAGGCGGTGGACTTCGACGACTTAATCCGCCTGCCCGCCGTGCTGTTGCAGCAAAACAGCGAAGTACGCAACAAATGGCAGCGGCGGCTGCGTTATCTGTTGGTTGACGAATGCCAAGACACCAACACCTGCCAATTTACGCTGATGAAACTCTTGACCGGCGCGGAAGGTATGTTTACCGCCGTCGGCGATGACGACCAATCCATCTACGCATGGCGCGGTGCGAACATGGAAAACCTGCGCAAAATGCAGGAAGATTATCCGCAGATGAAAGTCATCAAGCTGGAGCAAAACTACCGCTCCACCGCGCGGATTCTCAAAATCGCCAACAAAGTCATCGAAAACAACCCCAAGCTGTTCACCAAAAAACTTTGGTCGCAGTTCGGCGAAGGCGAAATCGTCAAAGTCGTTGCCTGCCAAAACGAGCAACACGAAGCTGACTGGGTCGTCAGCCAAATCGTCAAACAGAAGCTGGTCGGCGGCGACAAAACCCAATACGCCGATTTCGCCGTGTTATACCGCGGCAACCATCAGGCGCGGATTTTTGAAGAAGCCTTGCGCAGCGCGCGCGTTCCCTACCAACTCTCCGGCGGGCAGAGTTTTTTCGACAAAGCCGAAATCAAAGACGTTTTGTCCTATTTGCGCCTGCTTGCCAACCCCAACGACGATCCCGCCTTCCTGCGCGCCGTCACCACGCCCAAACGCGGCATCGGCGATGTAACGCTGGGCAAGCTCAACACCTACGCGCACGAACACGAATGTAGCCTGTATGAAGCCGCACAAACCGAAGAAGCCCTTGCCCTATTGAACAACACCAACCGCCAACACCTGCAAGCCTTTATGGATATGTTCGGCAGCTACCGCGCCAAAGCCGAAACCAGCGAAGCGGGCGAACTCATCAACAGCCTGCTCAAAGAAATCGACTACGAAAACCACCTGCTTGCCAGCGAAGAGGGTAAAGCCGGCGAAATCAAATGGCGCAACGTCAGCGACCTGACCGGCTGGCTAGAGCGCAAAGGCGAGCAAGACGGCAAAAACATCATCGAACTCGCCCAAACCGTCGCCTTGATGACGCTTTTGGAAGGCAAAAGCGAAGAAGAAGTCGATGCCGTCAAACTCTCGACCCTGCACGCCTCCAAAGGCTTGGAATACCCATACGTTTTCCTCGTCGGCTGCGAAGAGGGCATTCTGCCGCACAACGACAGCATCGAAGAAGACAACGTCGAAGAAGAACGCCGCCTGATGTACGTCGGCATCACCCGCGCCAAACGCCAGCTTACGCTGACCCACTGCGTCAAACGCAAAAAACAAGGCACATGGCAGTTCCCCGAACCCAGCCGCTTCATAGATGAAATGCCGCAGGAAGACATCAAGATTTTAGGGCGCAAAGGCGGCGAGCCGATTGTGAGCAAGGAAGAGGGCAGAAGTCATCTTGCGGGAATGCTGGATATGTTGGCGGCGAAAGGGAAGGGCTGA
- a CDS encoding lipoprotein-releasing ABC transporter permease subunit has translation MVSLETWIGLRYLRAKKRNGFMSFITMISIIGIALGVTALITVLSVMNGFQKEIRGQLLNVAPHAEIGYYDNGNGLGWQNLREIVKDKKEVLASAPYISDQALLANAGEVRGVQIRGILPSEEKNVVDYGKDMPAGSFDSLKPGNFDIILGEGLAQALGAEVGGKVTVITPEGNVTPAGVVPRLKQFNVVGLVKTGVYEVDNSLAMTHIQDAQVLYRLGENFGGLRLKLADPQNAPSFTANLIPPSKKDSIWVRDWTFNNRSYFEAVELEKRMMFIILTLIIAVAAFNLVSSLVMAVTEKQADIAILRTLGLAPSGVMKIFMVQGAFAGFFGTLIGVVCGVLLGWNVGKIVAFFEKLFGVHLINSQIYFIDYLPSDVNMRDVAVISCISLGLAFLATLYPSWRAAKTQPAEALRYE, from the coding sequence ATGGTTTCTTTGGAAACATGGATCGGACTTCGCTATCTCAGGGCGAAAAAACGCAATGGATTCATGTCGTTTATCACCATGATTTCAATTATCGGTATTGCATTAGGCGTTACCGCTCTGATTACCGTACTGTCTGTAATGAACGGTTTTCAAAAGGAAATCAGAGGGCAGTTACTGAATGTCGCCCCTCATGCTGAAATCGGTTATTACGATAATGGCAATGGGTTAGGGTGGCAAAACCTTCGTGAAATCGTCAAAGATAAAAAAGAAGTGCTGGCAAGCGCGCCTTACATATCCGACCAAGCCTTGCTTGCCAATGCGGGGGAAGTTAGAGGGGTTCAAATCCGCGGTATCTTGCCATCCGAAGAAAAGAATGTTGTAGATTATGGAAAAGATATGCCTGCGGGCAGTTTCGACAGTCTGAAACCCGGTAACTTCGATATTATTTTAGGAGAAGGCCTGGCTCAAGCTTTAGGCGCGGAAGTCGGAGGAAAAGTTACCGTTATCACCCCTGAGGGCAATGTTACCCCCGCAGGCGTCGTACCTCGTCTGAAACAGTTCAACGTCGTAGGCTTAGTCAAAACAGGCGTATATGAAGTAGACAATTCCCTGGCGATGACGCATATCCAAGATGCCCAAGTATTGTATAGATTGGGTGAAAATTTCGGCGGGCTGCGCCTGAAACTGGCTGATCCGCAAAATGCTCCCTCGTTTACTGCAAATTTAATCCCGCCTTCCAAAAAAGATTCAATTTGGGTTAGAGACTGGACGTTCAATAACCGCAGCTACTTTGAAGCAGTAGAGTTGGAAAAACGCATGATGTTCATCATCCTGACGTTGATTATCGCCGTTGCAGCCTTCAATTTGGTATCGTCCTTAGTGATGGCGGTAACGGAGAAACAAGCCGATATTGCCATTTTGCGCACATTGGGTCTTGCGCCATCAGGAGTTATGAAAATTTTCATGGTACAAGGGGCTTTTGCAGGCTTTTTTGGAACGCTTATCGGCGTGGTATGCGGCGTATTACTCGGTTGGAATGTCGGCAAAATCGTTGCATTCTTTGAAAAACTTTTCGGCGTTCACCTTATCAACTCACAAATCTATTTTATCGACTATTTGCCCAGCGACGTCAACATGCGGGATGTGGCGGTTATTTCCTGTATTTCTTTAGGATTGGCATTCCTTGCCACACTTTATCCAAGTTGGCGTGCAGCCAAAACACAACCGGCGGAGGCTCTACGATATGAATAA
- the lolD gene encoding lipoprotein-releasing ABC transporter ATP-binding protein LolD has translation MNNNIVLKCTNIGKSYRDGSLNVQVLKNLNLEVKEGEGISIIGSSGSGKSTLLHILGGLDKPSEGKITLMNQDISDMSQRQLGELRNNYLGFVYQFHHLLPEFSALENVMMPLLIGKKNKAEAETQAADMLEKVGLKQRILHRPSELSGGERQRAAIARALVTRPKCLLADEPTGNLDRKNAQNILDMMMDLKTELNTSLIVVTHDDELAVRFERVMTMQDGYLQSKA, from the coding sequence ATGAATAACAATATTGTATTGAAATGCACAAATATCGGAAAAAGTTACAGGGACGGTTCATTAAACGTACAAGTATTGAAAAACCTGAATCTTGAAGTAAAAGAAGGAGAAGGTATCAGTATTATCGGTTCGTCAGGTAGCGGTAAATCAACCCTTTTACATATTTTAGGCGGTTTGGACAAACCATCAGAGGGGAAAATTACCCTGATGAATCAAGACATAAGCGATATGTCTCAGAGACAACTGGGAGAATTGCGCAATAATTATCTGGGTTTTGTTTACCAGTTCCATCATTTGCTGCCTGAATTTTCTGCACTTGAAAACGTAATGATGCCGCTTTTAATCGGCAAAAAAAACAAAGCGGAAGCAGAAACACAAGCTGCCGATATGCTCGAAAAAGTTGGATTGAAACAAAGGATATTACATCGTCCAAGCGAACTGTCAGGAGGTGAAAGACAGCGCGCTGCTATCGCAAGAGCCTTAGTTACACGCCCCAAATGCCTTCTGGCTGATGAACCGACAGGTAATTTAGATAGGAAAAATGCCCAAAACATTTTGGACATGATGATGGATCTGAAAACAGAATTAAATACAAGTCTGATTGTTGTTACTCATGATGATGAGCTTGCTGTACGGTTTGAAAGAGTAATGACCATGCAGGATGGATACTTACAAAGTAAAGCATGA